In Neorhizobium sp. NCHU2750, a single genomic region encodes these proteins:
- a CDS encoding NUDIX hydrolase — protein sequence MIDIDTSETERVRLVSRRTLWKGFVHLEMMTFEQRLRDGSVVTVDREVHDHGSAAAILLHDAADDTVVLVRQFRFGAFANGDPAYMLEIPAGLVDHGEEPADAVVRETMEETGFSIEKARYICEVHASPGALTEKLSLFVATIDAGKKVGLGGGLEGEAEDIEIVTIGLDAAYLLIGTGEITDAKTIIALQWAMLHRAELAAA from the coding sequence ATGATCGATATCGACACTTCCGAAACCGAGCGGGTGCGCCTTGTCTCCAGACGAACCCTCTGGAAGGGCTTCGTCCATCTGGAAATGATGACCTTCGAACAGCGCCTGCGCGATGGTTCGGTCGTCACCGTCGATCGCGAGGTTCACGATCACGGAAGTGCGGCGGCCATTCTCCTTCACGACGCAGCAGACGACACGGTCGTGCTCGTCCGCCAGTTCCGTTTCGGCGCCTTTGCCAATGGCGATCCGGCCTATATGCTGGAAATCCCTGCAGGCCTCGTCGATCACGGCGAAGAGCCCGCCGATGCGGTGGTGCGCGAGACGATGGAAGAGACCGGTTTCAGCATCGAAAAGGCGAGATATATCTGCGAGGTCCATGCAAGCCCCGGCGCCCTGACGGAAAAGCTGTCGCTCTTCGTCGCCACTATCGATGCCGGCAAGAAGGTCGGCCTCGGCGGTGGTCTCGAAGGCGAGGCGGAAGATATTGAGATCGTCACGATCGGGCTCGATGCCGCCTATCTATTGATCGGTACCGGCGAGATCACCGACGCCAAGACGATCATCGCTCTGCAATGGGCCATGCTGCATCGGGCGGAACTCGCCGCCGCCTGA
- the purN gene encoding phosphoribosylglycinamide formyltransferase, translating to MDSARKRLVVFISGGGSNMVSLADACAVEDFPAEIVAVISDKPTAGGLAKAEARGIRTFVFERKAYADKVAHEAAILAALADLKPDIICLAGYMRLISGDFIRPYEGRILNIHPSLLPLFPGLHTHQRAIDAGMKIAGCTVHFVTEGMDEGPIVAQAAVPVIAGDTADTLAGRVLTVEHKLYPLALALLSEGKVRMVDGRAEFSGLLSKDDAKLISPAL from the coding sequence ATGGACTCGGCCAGGAAGCGCCTCGTCGTCTTCATTTCCGGCGGCGGCTCCAACATGGTGTCACTGGCCGATGCGTGCGCCGTCGAAGATTTTCCGGCCGAAATCGTCGCCGTCATTTCCGACAAGCCGACCGCTGGCGGGCTCGCCAAAGCGGAAGCCCGTGGCATCAGGACCTTTGTCTTCGAGCGCAAGGCCTATGCCGACAAGGTGGCGCATGAGGCAGCGATCCTTGCCGCACTCGCGGACCTGAAGCCGGACATCATCTGCCTTGCCGGCTACATGCGGCTGATATCGGGCGATTTCATCCGCCCCTATGAGGGCCGCATCCTCAACATCCACCCTTCCCTGTTGCCGCTTTTCCCCGGCCTGCACACGCATCAGCGCGCTATCGATGCCGGAATGAAAATCGCCGGCTGCACCGTGCATTTCGTCACCGAAGGCATGGATGAAGGACCGATCGTGGCACAGGCGGCCGTGCCGGTGATTGCCGGCGATACGGCCGACACGCTGGCTGGCCGGGTGCTGACCGTCGAGCACAAGCTCTATCCGCTGGCGCTTGCGCTGCTTTCCGAGGGTAAGGTGAGGATGGTGGATGGACGGGCAGAGTTTTCCGGCCTTCTGTCAAAGGATGACGCCAAGCTCATTTCGCCGGCGCTCTAA
- the purM gene encoding phosphoribosylformylglycinamidine cyclo-ligase encodes MSEAGKNGLTYSDAGVDIDAGNLMVEKIKPAVRSTRRPGADGEIGGFGGLFDLKAAGFNDPILVAANDGVGTKLKIAIDADFHDTVGIDLVAMCVNDLVVQGAEPLLFLDYYATGKLDPDQGAAIVKGIAAGCVESGCALIGGETAEMPGMYSDGDYDLAGFAVGAAERGQLLPAGDIASGDVILGLTSSGVHSNGFSLVRKIVSLSGLSWDAPAPFAEDKKLGEALLTPTRIYVKPLLKAIRETHALKALAHITGGGFPENIPRVLPKHLAAEIELGNIPVPAVFSWLAKTGGVEPKEMLRTFNCGVGMIVVVAEENAKAVTEVLSAEGETVVQLGRMVERAEGGAGVIYKGTLGL; translated from the coding sequence ATGAGCGAGGCAGGCAAGAACGGTCTCACCTATAGCGATGCAGGCGTCGATATCGATGCGGGCAACCTGATGGTCGAGAAGATCAAGCCGGCGGTTCGTTCCACCCGGCGTCCCGGCGCCGATGGCGAAATCGGCGGCTTCGGCGGCCTGTTCGACCTCAAGGCTGCCGGTTTCAACGACCCGATCCTGGTTGCCGCCAATGACGGCGTCGGCACCAAGCTGAAGATCGCCATTGACGCCGATTTCCACGACACGGTCGGCATCGACCTCGTCGCCATGTGCGTCAACGATCTCGTCGTGCAGGGCGCCGAACCGCTTCTGTTCCTAGACTATTACGCCACCGGCAAGCTCGATCCCGACCAGGGTGCAGCGATCGTCAAAGGCATTGCGGCGGGCTGCGTCGAATCCGGCTGCGCGCTGATCGGCGGCGAAACGGCGGAAATGCCGGGCATGTATTCCGACGGCGATTATGACCTTGCCGGCTTTGCCGTCGGCGCTGCCGAACGCGGCCAGCTGCTGCCGGCCGGCGACATCGCTTCCGGAGACGTCATTCTCGGCCTCACCTCGTCCGGCGTGCATTCCAACGGTTTCTCGCTGGTGCGCAAGATCGTCTCGCTTTCCGGCCTTTCCTGGGACGCCCCTGCCCCGTTCGCCGAGGATAAAAAGCTCGGCGAGGCTCTGCTGACCCCGACCCGCATCTATGTGAAACCGCTTTTGAAGGCGATCCGCGAGACGCATGCGCTGAAGGCACTTGCCCACATTACCGGCGGCGGTTTCCCGGAAAATATCCCGCGCGTCCTGCCGAAGCATCTCGCTGCCGAGATCGAACTTGGCAATATCCCGGTCCCGGCCGTGTTTTCGTGGCTGGCGAAGACCGGCGGCGTCGAGCCGAAGGAAATGCTGCGCACCTTCAACTGCGGCGTCGGTATGATCGTCGTCGTGGCTGAAGAGAATGCCAAGGCGGTCACCGAGGTGCTTTCGGCCGAAGGCGAAACCGTGGTGCAGCTCGGCCGCATGGTCGAGCGCGCCGAGGGCGGCGCCGGCGTCATCTACAAGGGCACGCTCGGCCTGTAA
- a CDS encoding MbcA/ParS/Xre antitoxin family protein: MPSMDIDAVSLRLGVSKRELAETAGLSANSLQRKERAQAPAVVARIGEMAEIIHRVTDWAGSERQALAWYRAEPLPAFGGRTAESLVKSGKAAAVRDYLDHLALGGFA; encoded by the coding sequence ATGCCGTCGATGGATATCGATGCGGTCTCGCTCCGTCTTGGGGTATCCAAGCGCGAGCTTGCCGAAACCGCAGGCCTATCGGCCAACAGCTTGCAGCGAAAAGAACGGGCACAGGCTCCGGCCGTCGTTGCGCGCATCGGCGAGATGGCCGAGATCATTCATCGCGTGACTGATTGGGCCGGAAGCGAACGGCAAGCGCTCGCATGGTACCGTGCCGAACCGCTGCCGGCTTTTGGCGGCCGGACAGCGGAAAGCCTGGTCAAGAGCGGCAAGGCCGCTGCCGTACGGGATTATCTCGATCATCTGGCACTTGGCGGCTTCGCTTGA
- a CDS encoding alpha-D-ribose 1-methylphosphonate 5-triphosphate diphosphatase — protein sequence MWLGNFTLVLPDQTVEGGSVRIEDGAIAEIRDEPVADAVIDGGGRYLMPGFVDLHGDMIEREISPRPKADMPIDFGIHELDKKLAAHGVTTAYAAVSFATESVYGNVRSLETTSAVIEGINRLRDDLLIDHRVHARYEITNVGAAATLERLLEAGEIDMVSLTDHTPGQGQYNNIEAYVLSMSERRSISIETAKEMIDRRIEMRSNPDIDARLKEIVALSQKHGLSLASHDDDSVEKVIEMFELGVTISEFPVTMAAAEEAIRRGLFTLMGAPNALRGQSMSGNLSALDAASAGLLSTIAADYHPAAFVPAIFKLADIVTIGLPKAVAMATSNAARAAGLTDRGEISIGQRADLVVIETGDVDRIRATFRDGRFVYSDGTLHPLQIMAA from the coding sequence ATGTGGCTCGGCAATTTCACCCTCGTTTTGCCGGACCAGACCGTCGAGGGTGGATCGGTGAGGATCGAGGACGGAGCGATTGCCGAGATCCGCGATGAGCCGGTCGCCGATGCCGTCATCGACGGCGGTGGCCGCTATCTCATGCCGGGCTTCGTCGACCTGCATGGCGACATGATCGAGCGCGAGATTTCCCCGCGCCCCAAGGCTGACATGCCGATCGATTTCGGCATTCACGAGCTCGACAAGAAGCTTGCCGCCCATGGCGTGACGACCGCCTATGCCGCAGTGTCATTTGCCACCGAAAGCGTCTATGGCAATGTCCGCTCGCTGGAAACGACCTCGGCCGTCATCGAGGGGATCAACCGCCTGCGTGACGATCTGTTGATCGATCACCGCGTCCATGCCCGCTACGAGATCACCAATGTCGGTGCGGCGGCAACACTGGAGCGCCTGCTCGAGGCTGGTGAGATCGACATGGTCTCGCTGACGGATCACACGCCGGGCCAGGGCCAGTACAACAATATCGAGGCCTATGTGCTGAGCATGTCCGAGCGCCGCTCGATCTCGATCGAGACGGCCAAGGAGATGATCGACAGGCGCATCGAGATGCGCAGCAACCCGGATATCGACGCGCGGCTGAAGGAAATCGTGGCGCTGTCGCAGAAACACGGCCTGTCGCTGGCGTCCCATGACGACGACAGTGTCGAGAAGGTCATCGAGATGTTCGAGCTCGGCGTCACGATCAGCGAGTTTCCGGTGACGATGGCCGCCGCCGAGGAAGCCATACGCCGCGGCCTCTTCACCCTGATGGGCGCGCCGAATGCGCTGCGCGGCCAGTCCATGTCGGGAAACCTGAGTGCGCTCGATGCCGCCAGCGCCGGTCTGTTGTCCACCATCGCCGCCGACTATCACCCGGCAGCCTTCGTTCCGGCCATCTTCAAGCTCGCCGATATCGTGACCATCGGATTGCCCAAGGCCGTGGCCATGGCAACCTCGAATGCCGCCCGTGCGGCAGGTCTCACCGACCGTGGCGAGATTTCGATCGGCCAGCGCGCCGATCTGGTCGTCATCGAGACCGGCGACGTCGACCGCATCCGCGCCACCTTCCGCGACGGCCGCTTCGTCTACAGCGACGGCACGCTGCACCCGCTGCAGATCATGGCGGCTTGA
- a CDS encoding RES family NAD+ phosphorylase encodes MRFQGVCYRAHDPRWAISPVSGDGAAIRGARFNPKGVPALYLSTSIEGAITEASQGFGHKIHPLTICSYDVDCGGIADLADDNVRQELGITLSTMSCAWASAIADGERPLSWTIYDQLSKSHAGILVPSFAHRAEPSVRNVVLWQWSAELPHKVEVIDPTGRLPKNQKSWDD; translated from the coding sequence TTGAGATTTCAGGGCGTCTGCTATCGCGCCCATGATCCGCGCTGGGCGATCAGCCCGGTTTCGGGGGATGGCGCGGCAATCCGCGGTGCCCGTTTCAATCCCAAAGGTGTGCCGGCTCTCTATCTTTCCACATCGATCGAAGGAGCGATCACCGAGGCAAGCCAGGGTTTCGGGCATAAGATCCACCCACTGACGATCTGCTCCTACGATGTCGATTGCGGCGGGATCGCCGATCTTGCCGATGACAATGTCAGGCAGGAGCTTGGCATTACACTCAGCACCATGTCCTGCGCATGGGCAAGTGCCATCGCGGACGGCGAGCGCCCCCTCTCGTGGACAATCTACGACCAACTGTCCAAGTCTCATGCCGGCATTCTCGTGCCCTCGTTCGCGCATAGGGCAGAGCCGTCGGTCCGCAATGTCGTGCTCTGGCAATGGTCGGCCGAATTGCCGCATAAAGTCGAGGTTATCGACCCGACGGGACGATTGCCGAAAAACCAGAAGTCCTGGGATGACTGA